A single region of the Aeromicrobium chenweiae genome encodes:
- a CDS encoding hotdog fold domain-containing protein: MSSTLDLYRRVTALPQGKRLFSVLYGQKAPYFASIHMSVEKMRPHLGQVVIPKRRSVKNHIGTVHAIAACNGLEAAMGLLAEATCPPDMRWLPKGMDVRYLAKSTTSLTCVAETTEADWAAAPDVPVRVKAVTTDGTVTVEGAIHLWVVPKRP; this comes from the coding sequence ATGTCATCGACTCTCGACCTGTACCGCCGGGTCACCGCCCTGCCGCAGGGCAAGCGGCTCTTCTCGGTCCTCTACGGGCAGAAGGCGCCGTACTTCGCCTCGATCCACATGAGCGTGGAGAAGATGCGGCCGCACCTGGGTCAGGTCGTCATCCCGAAGCGGCGGTCGGTCAAGAACCACATCGGGACCGTGCACGCGATCGCTGCCTGCAACGGCCTCGAGGCCGCGATGGGCCTGCTGGCCGAGGCGACGTGCCCGCCGGACATGCGCTGGCTGCCCAAGGGGATGGACGTGCGGTACCTCGCGAAGTCGACGACGTCGCTGACCTGCGTCGCCGAGACGACCGAGGCCGACTGGGCCGCGGCGCCCGACGTCCCGGTGCGGGTCAAGGCCGTCACGACCGACGGCACCGTCACCGTCGAGGGCGCCATCCACCTTTGGGTCGTCCCCAAGAGGCCCTGA